In a genomic window of Erigeron canadensis isolate Cc75 chromosome 5, C_canadensis_v1, whole genome shotgun sequence:
- the LOC122600190 gene encoding gamma-glutamyl peptidase 5-like codes for MGDIAQMKRYAVLLCAEDSEYVKKIYGGYFGVFVKMLAEEGEIWDVFRVCNGHFPSDDEIGVYDGFVISGSCSDAHGNDVWICKLLVLLNKLDLLNKKVLGICFGHQVLARALGGKVTRATSGWDIGIRNINLSTSTKTLANLKLPTRLSLIECHRDEVCELPPKVEVLASSDKTGVEMFRYGNHIMGIQGHPEYTKDILMQLIDRLLQRSYIEEGYAVKARASLDENEPDREVWRKLCTSFLKGKL; via the exons ATGGGTGACATAGCACAAATGAAAAGGTATGCTGTACTTTTATGTGCGGAAGACTCGGaatatgtgaaaaaaatatatggtgGATATTTTGGTGTGTTTGTGAAAATGTTGGCAGAAGAAGGAGAGATTTGGGATGTTTTTCGTGTGTGTAATGGTCATTTTCCATCGGACGATGAAATCGGTGTTTATGATGGTTTTGTGATCTCTGGAAGTTGTAGTGATGCTCATGGAAATGATGTTTGGATTTGTAAACTTCTTGTTTTGTTGAACAAGTTGGatttgttgaataaaaaagtgCTTGGCATTTGCTTTGGTCATCag GTACTTGCTCGTGCACTTGGAGGAAAGGTAACCCGTGCAACGTCCGGATGGGATATTGGAATCCGGAACATCAATCTATCGACATCCACAAAGACATTGGCTAATTTGAAACTGCCTACCCGATTGTCATTAATAGAATGCCATCGCGATGag GTGTGCGAACTTCCACCCAAGGTAGAAGTGTTGGCGTCGTCCGATAAGACAGGGGTCGAGATGTTTAGATATGGTAATCACATAATGGGTATTCAAGGCCACCCGGAGTACACAAAGGATATTCTGATGCAACTTATCGACCGCCTTCTACAACGTAGTTATATCGAG GAGGGGTATGCTGTAAAAGCTAGAGCTAGCTTGGATGAGAATGAACCCGACAGGGAGGTATGGAGGAAACTATGCACAAGCTTTCTAAAGGGAAAACTATGA